The following nucleotide sequence is from Peribacillus sp. ACCC06369.
CATATAGAAACAAATATTTGCCTTGTAAAAATATAAATTCTATTCTTTCCAACATAATGTAATGTAAACACAATAATTTTATACCTCGAATCTGAATAGACAATATTATGAAAAAAAATAAAAAATATCATCCATAACGTCACAGCTCACCTTTCAATATTCACCAATAATTCCTCTTCATTAACATTATTTTAAATATTATCTAAAAAAGGCTATAAAAATGTAATTTAATTCCGAATAATGTTATACATACTATTAATCAGCATATTGCACATGAACATAATGAAGGAGGAAGTTTTCTTGGCTGCGAAAAGGGTCGATCACATTGGCATCGTTGTAAAAGATCTTGAAAAATCCATCGCCTTTTATCAAGATGTGCTGGATTTAAAATTAAAATTACGCATGCCTCATACTAATGGGGTAATCGAACTGGCATTCCTGGGTTACGAAGAGTCGGACGAAACAGAAATAGAATTGATTCAAGGATATAGCGACACACTGCCATCCGAAGCAACGATCCACCATTTTGCCATTACCGTGGATGATATCGAAGAAGAATATGCCCGGATCAAAAGCTTGGATAACACCGAGCTTATTGAGGAGGAAATCGTCACACTTCCAAATGGTTATCGCTATTTCTACGTTTATGGACCAGAAAAAGAGTGGATTGAATTTTTCCAAAGGTAACTAGCATACTAAAAAAGCAGAGTCCATGGGATTTCTGCTTTTTTAACGTTCACTCTTAAGCTATTCCTTCTGAACGGCCTTCAAAAATAACACTTCAGTCCATTTCCCATGAGCTTTTCCATGATAAATAACAGTCGCGCTTTCAAATGGTACATTCATTTCATTTATAGCGAGAAAATCAAATTTTACAGATAAAAAACCTTTCTTTACTTAAATGAAGGAATTTCTTAATATATCCCATATATCCTTAGATGTATCAAGTATATTTTTGGAGGTATGCATTTTGGGGAAAATGAGTAAAAAGGTAGCAGGAATTACGTTAGCGGGTACAGTAGCCCTTTCATCACTGGGTATTTCAGCAATGAAGGAAGATGTTCAGGCAAAAGACAAGAAAAAAGAACCAACAAACGTCATCATGATGGTTATGGACGGAACAAGTACAGGTGCCACAACCCTTTCAAGATGGTATAAAGGCGATAATCTGGCCATGGACGAAATGCTGGCTGGTGGTATGCGTACATACTCAGCTGAATCAGCGATTACAGACTCAGCTCCTGCAGCAACAGCGCTTGCGACAGGAAATAAATCCAATGATAAATTTGTTGGTGTCCTGCCATCCATCGTCAATTCTCCAGGGCTCGATCCGGTTAATCCGAAAAATGCCCATAAACCAGTCGCCAACGTATTGGAAGGGGCGAAACAAGCGGGAAAGGCAACTGGCATCATCTCTACCTCTGAAATCCAGCATGCTACACCCGCAGGCTTTTCAGCTCATGTGACACATCGAAGCAATTACGCTGATATTGCGGAACAACAGGTTTATCAGGGCATTGACGTGGTTTTGGGAGGGGGCAAGGAATCCCTTTCACCAGGTAAAACAAAAAATGCAAGAATTGATGGGGAAAACCTTTTGGAAGTGCTTGATGATGGCAAATATGACTTTGTAGAAACCCGAGATGAGCTGTTAAACTCTAAATCTAATAAAATTTGGGGAAGCTTTGCACCAAGTGCCCTAGCATATGATTTTGATCGTGAAACAACAAAGCCAAGTGAGCCCACTTTAGCAGAAATGACCAATAAAGCCCTTAAAACCTTGAAAAAAGATAAAGACGGCTTCTTCCTATTTGTTGAAGGCAGCAAGATTGACTGGGCTGCTCACGGAAACGACACAATCGGAATGATCAGTGATACTTTAGCTTTTGATAATGCCGTGGACGAGGCACTTAAGTTTGCAAAAAAAGATGGAAACACGATGGTTATTGCTGTAACGGACCATGGGAACAGCGGAATTACAATGGGTAACTTAAACACGAACTCCTCTTACCCGGAAACACCCGTTTCAGCCTACATCGATCCATTAAAGAAAGCGAAGATGACAGTTGAAGGAGCTTTAAGTAAGTTGAAATCAGATAAATCCAATCTAAAGGAAGTTGCAGCCCTTTATGGACTTAATGATCTGACAGCTGAAGAATCAGCAAAACTATCCTCTTCTAAAAACGTAGGGGCTGACATGACAAAGATGCTTGCTAACCGTGCCAACATTGGCTTTACAACAGGCGGTCATACAGGAGAAGACGTATTCATGTATTCTTATGGCCCTTCAAAACCGACAGGATTAGTGGAGAATACAGATCTCGCTAAAAAGATGGCCCAATTCATGGGGTTTGATTTACAAAAGTTATCGAATAAACTATACATGAATGCTAAAGATTCCTTTGAGAAAAAGGGATATTCAACCCGTATTGATGTGTCTGACCCGAATAACCCAGTTTTCGTAGCAAAAAAGGGTAAGCAAAAAGTGGAGTTGCCTGCAAATAAGAATATCGTTATCATGAAGACTTCTAAGTCTACACAGCAAAAGAAAATAAATGCGATCACCGTTTACAATGGAAAAGACTTCTATATATCTGAACAAGCATTAAAGGCAGTCAAGTAAGCATCACTTCTTTATAATGATGAGCGAATGGAAGGAGTCCCTGTTTTAACAAGGGCTCCGACTTTAGGCAAAACTCAATGAAAATCGAGTTTGCCTAAAGTTTTTTTTGATTAGTACAATTTGTCCACTCCAGGCACTCGCTTTCCGCGGGCGGTCCGGGAGCATTTCCCGCAGGAGTCTGCACCTTCCGTTCCATTCACTTTGCTTTAAAATTCAGATAGAAATCATACCTAAGGTGATGTAGGAGTGGCTTTGAGCCAATTGGTTCCTGAACATCGCTATGGTTTTATGATAAAGTCCGCCATAATCTTGGTTTGGTAACAACTACGGGCTAAAAAGGGTTTAGCCATGCGGCAATCTGGATCTTCAAAAAGGAGCCCATACTAGGGCTCCCTTTTTTATGACTGTTCTTTGTATTACTAGGACTTGATTCTAGTGAATGAAAGACTTTCATCCCTAATCACTTTCATCACCACGCTTCACCAGCTTGCCTTTTTGACACCCGGCAGATGCCCTTTATGTGCAAGTTCCCTAAAAACGATACGGGACATGTTGAATTTGCGCATATACCCACGCGGTCTCCCTGTTACTCCGCAACGATTGTGGACCCTTGTCGGCGAAGAATCCCGCGGGAGTTTGGCCAATGCAGCATAATCACCTTTCTCCTTCAATTCCCTACGGATTTCTGCATATTTTTCGACCATTGCCAACTGTTTTTGTGCTTTTACCACCTTGGATTTTTTCGCCATTTATATTCTCCTTTTTTAAACATAATGATTTTATTAATCCTATAACTGTTCACAATCCGTTCCGCTGCCTGCCTTGCTCCCGATATATTCATGGATATCGGGCCCATTTCAAGTTCAGCCAATGCTCCCGTGACATATAAACCAGGTCTCTACTGCAATGACTGCGATACAATCGGATAACCACATTCCGCGCAGCGTAAACCATGCGACTGGATGACTGGCGTTAGCCAATCCTTCCCAAGCATTGATGACTTAAAGCCGGTCGCCAAAAGGATCGTCCCTGTTTGTTGAATAACCTTTTCATTTTTATCCCTGAGGCTAATATGCCCATCCCTCCACACAGCGCTTATCACTTCAACATCCATCACACGCAATAATCCCTGTTTAACTTGATTCATCAGCGCTTTATGTAAGTCAGGTGGAATGGATCCCTTATTACGGGCCTGGATAAGACTTTAGTAAAAATGCAGCCATCGTCGTACCTTGAATGCCTCCGCCAATAATGATCCATTCCAACATGAACTTCCCTCCTTTTACATCCAATCTCTTCATAAAGCATAATCATTACGATTTAAATCTCGAAATTACTTCGTTTCACGGTGAAGCGTATGTTTCTTTAAACGCGGGCAGTACTTTTTCAATTCGATCCTGTCCGGGTTATTCCGCTTATTTTTCGTTGTGATATAGTTCCGGTCCCCTGATTCAGTGCATGCTAAAGTAATGTTCACTCTCATGTTTTTTTCCTCCTAAATTTTAATGGACTATTTCCGTAAATGCAGGTAATGGATCTTCATACAGAGACCAATCCTGCTGCAACTCTGCTGAAGTCAGTAAACATTGATCTAGTTCACGTTCTATCTCCTCTTGATTCATCTCGATGCCAATCATAACCAGCTCCGTCATCCGGTCACCATATACCGCATTCCACCGTTCCAGTAATTCAGGTGCTTCCTGCAAAATTTGGAGCTGTTCTTCCTCAGGGTAAGCTGCGACCCATTTACCGGCTGCTTGAATCGTTAATGACGGTCCTGCTTGCGATAACAATCCGGCTATATCATTTCTTGATGCCAGCCAAAGGAAGCCCTTTGCCCGCACCACTTCCACCGGCCAACTTTCTAACCACGTCATCAGCCGTGATGGATGAAAGGGTAATTTCCTTCTGTAAACGAAGGATGAAATCCCGTACTCAAGGGTTTCAGGGATATGCTCTTCATTCAACTCTTTTATCCAGCCTGCACCTTGGCTTGCCTTTTCAAAATCAAATAAATGAGTATTCAATACTTCCTTTAGCTGCACCTTGGAATGATCCGTTTCGATGATCCTCGCATCTGCATTCATCTTATGAAGAACCGCTTTCAGTTCCTCCACGGCGTCAGCATCCATTAGATCGATTTTATTTAACAGGATGACATTGGAGAACTCTATCTGATCTATTAATAGATCGACAACTTCCCTGCCATCCGCAGTATCAGTTGCCTGCATCCTGTCAATAAGTGTTTCTCCGGAAGTGAAGTCTTGCCAAAAGTTATACCCATCAACAACGGTGACCATCGTATCCAGCCGGCAATATTCCGATAAATCAATTCCCATGCTTTCATCAACATAGGAGAAGGTTTGGGCTACAGGTACCGGCTCGCTTATCCCCGTCGATTCAATTACGATGTAATCAATGTCCCCTTGTTTCGCCAATTTCTCCACCTCGATCATTAAATCCTCACGAAGCGTACAGCAAATGCAGCCATTCTGCATTTCCACAAGTTTTTCATCCGTCCGGGTAAACCCTCCCTTTTTGACCAGCGAAGCATCAATATTGATCTCACTCATATCATTAACGATTACGGCAACCTTCAGATCATTGCGATTTTCAAGTATATGATTCAAAAGCGTCGTCTTTCCCGCACCAAGGTATCCACTCAATACCGTAACGGGAATTTTCTCCTTCTCCATCCCTTGTCACTCCCTTACCTGATTTATTATTTTTGTTCACAAATCAAAATCATTACGATTTAAACGAAAAAGTTAACCTCCATGAAAAATCACTCTTTAATAATAAAACGTAATCATTCCTATTTGCAAGCTTTTTTCAAAATTACCTCTCGAATACTCTTCCTGAACATATGTAATCAACCATTGCACCCAATACTCAGCATGGGCAATCACGGATAAATGAAAGGTGCTGACATTCTTCCTAAAACTAAAAACAAAAATTAAATGGAAGCCCAATCACACATAACATCATGTGTAATGAACCTCCATTACAGTTTTATCATTTATTTTACTTCCATATTGACAAGCTGCTGATCATCAACAATGTTTCATTATCCAATACATTTTTCTATTTCTTTGTTGTAAATCGAGAAAAAAATTATTGGTTACTGTGCTTATTCCGCCATTTCCCACCCTGAAGATTTTACTGTCTTTTGTTCAAAAGTTTCAATCTCTCTCTGTTTCGCCAGTTTAGAAGCTTGTGACACGGACCACGTTAAATTCCCAAAGGCAATCACTGTCCCGATTGAGATAACTAACACCTTTTTACAAAGTATTTTCTTCAATAGCTTCCTCCTGAAATGTTTTGGAATACTCTAAATATAAACCAACATTGTTAACCTAACATGGAGCAGCTGTAAATGTACGAAATTATTTTTGTACATATGTAAACTTAAGTTCGCACACAAAAAGCTGAGTGCATATGCAGTCAGCTTTTCATAGGTTCTTCTTATTTATAAAACACTTTGTCGACGTTGTATTTAGCATGAAGTTTATTGATCATGTACGTTTCATAGATTTCACGTTCCATGGCATCTTCGACTATAAGAATGTCAATTTTCTTGACTTCATTACGATGCTCTTTAATTGGAGAAACATTATCCTCGAAGTGCTTTTTGACCCTTTGTCTTAATTTACGTGCTTTCCCGACAAAAATCAGCACATCGTTTTCATTGTAAAACAAGATGATGCCGCCTTTATCACGGGGAATCAAATGAAAATCGATAAACCCGTAAATTTCAGGAATGACGGCTTCGTCTCCTTCTATAACTTGCTTTCTTTGTTTGATGCTTATATCCGCTGCAGGGATTTCAATTTTAATCATTACAATTCACGTCCTCTATTTGTATAAGGTGAAACTTTCAATCGGGATCGAAACTCCAGTTTCACGCCAAGCTCATCACTTTAATCTTAAAGGTAAATGGTATCATAATTATCAATGAAAAGCCATGTATGCCTTGATTGGTTTAGATGAACTATTTTAAATATAAAGAAGAAGACTCGCTAAGAGCCTCCTTCTTTGTCGGGAATATCCTTTACCACCTGTGAGCCTTTGCATTGCTTCTTAGTATAATGTTTGTTTGCGATTCTTGCGTATGGCCATTAACTTGAGATTTTGAACGCTTAGGTCTTGTCCAATTATGGTGAAACTTTTGAGAATGTGGATCTAATTGATCTTTATAGCTCATTCTGTATCACCTCATCATTAGGATTTGAATATTCCGTCCAGTGATAGAAATCCCCATCACTTGTTCTAGTATTTTATTTTTCCAAGGCTTTTATACATATTCTTTAAAAAGCGAATTCAGCTGACTTGCCTTTTGCAAGGACTTCCCCTTCTTCATCCACCGCATCACTTGTCATGAGGGATATTCCCTTTATGTTTCCATCATTTAGAATGAAACCGATGTTTCCGCTTTTTGAACCGTTTCCTTCTATTTCACCAGTAAGTTCTTCCAGGTAAATCTCATCTTCCCATGTCAGATGTTCTCCGCTGTCCGTTTCAAGGAAAGCAACTGGGGAAAACTTGATTTTTTTATCCGTATTATTTTTGATTTCCACGTTCACTTTTACGATATCGAAATCTTCATCATGCGTATAGCCGTGGAAGAAATCGATCATGCTGTAATCCGGAGTGGCATGCATCACTTTCATTTCTTTGACTTTAACCTCGATCGGACCAACATTCAACGTTTCATTCACTTTTTTATAGGCCTTCAAAGTTAATTCGCCTTTTGCATCGGAAACGTTCTGACCGATCTGGTTCAAGTTTATATCATCAGGAAGCTGTGGATTCGGAACATAGACATCCTTTTTTACCAGTGGTCGTGCACTTTCCTCTGTTTTTTCTTTAGCTGTTGTTTCTTCTTCGTAAGCTGGTTGGGTATTAAGAGCACCAAATGCCGTTAATAACAGGGCACCAATCATCAGTCTGTTCATTGAATCCCTCCCTGAAGTGTTATTACTTCTTTAATAGATCAAAGATGATTTTGGCATGATCCGTGTTATCGACCTGCCCGGCAAAACGCTCTTTATATGGCCCGTATGCGTAGACCGGTACATCTTCACCCGTATGTCCCCCGGTAGTCCATGCAGTATTGGTCCGATTATCGAATATGGCTTCAATGGCATTATCGACTTTCGTCACATTTTTTGTTTTGGCAGCTTCTGTTACCGTTTTGATTTCATCGTTAGTTAGCTTCACTTCATTTTGATCAATATATTGCTTTAACGTTTTTTCAACATCGGCGCCTTTGACGATGGCATCCGCCATGAAGTCAGGGGTGCGTTTGGCTGCCTTGATCGGTTCACCGTACCAGTTATAGATTCCTTTGGCTCCGATAGAGAATCCTCCTGTAGAGTGATCCGCAGTAGCCACCACTAAGGTATGTTTGTCTTTCTTCGCAAATTCTATGGCCGCTTTGTATGCTTTTTCAAAGTCTTCCATTTCACTCATTGCACCTACGATATCATTATCATGTCCTGCCCAGTCGACTTGGCTTCCTTCGACCATAAGGAAGAAACCATCTTTATTTTTATTCAAACGCTTAATCGCCGAACTTGTCATGTCTTCCAAAGAAGGCGTTTCACTTGGGCGGTCAATCATTTTTGGGAGTCCTTCAGAGGCGAATAAACCAAGGACCTGCTCATTTTTGTCCTTAAGCATTTGATTTTTATCTGTCACATAACTATAACCGTCTTTTTCGAAGGCTTTCGCCAAATTGACATCCGGACGGACAAAATTGGATTCCCCACCGCCCAAGAGGACGTCAATTTTATGTTTGCCCTTGATTAAGTCATTATAATAATCGTCTGCGATTGAATTCATGTTTTTCCGATTTTCATCATGGGCGCCAAAAGATGCAGGTGTAGCATGGGTGATTTCAGAAGTGGCAACCAATCCCGTCGCTTTTCCTTTTTCCTTCGCTGCTTCCAATACGGTTTTGACTTCTGATTTATCATTATCCACTGCAATGGCAGCGTTATAAGTCTTCACTCCGGAAGACATTGCCGTTGCTGCCGACGCTGAATCCGTTATATTTTGTGCAGCGTCTTCAGGGTAGGTCATCTGCTGGCCAACCAAGTATTTATCAAACTCAGTCCGTTCTGCCACCTTCGTACCAGGGTTATCTTTTAAATACCGGTAAGCGGAGGTATAGGAAACACCCATGCCGTCACCGATCAGGAAAATCACGTTCTTGATTTCGGGTTCTTTTTTTGAATTCCCCTTTGCCGAAACACGATCCGTAGCGGACCATGATAAACTTCCAAATGCTAATGCAGAAACGAGTGTGATGGGTAAAACCTTTTTACTCCATGTGCGATTCAAATGAATGACCTCCCATTAATGTTTTCTCTTTAATTAAACTATAGGTGAAGAAAATGAACTCAATGTCAAGGCTATGTAAAAATGCAGCAGGATAATTGTTAAGACAAAGTAAAGGCAGCTTGACTCGGAATTGCATGCCGCTTTTATGAAGTTGTGGGTTATTCATGAAAATCATCAGTAGTGGGGTCATTTTACAGGCTTTAGAGGAATGATAAAGATTTAGTTAACACCAGCGTGGGTAAGTGATCTTGAACCAAATTCTTTTCATTCAACGTCTTCAAATCAGAGTGATTTGTTAGGAGTTTGAAAGTGCTAAAAAATTAATGGAGAAAAGAAAATAAAGCATCCAATCAGGATGCTTTATTTTCGCTTATAGAACTCTGTCGGAGGCCTGGTTATGGAGGTCATGCTATATGAAAAAGCGCTCCATTCAATGAAGCGCTTTTCACTGTCATTTCTCTACTATCTCTAAACATTCCAAAGCACGGGCCGCATTCACTCTCGCCACCTCGATTGAATCGGCAGATGACAGGGCGACAGCAACCCTTCTCCCTACCTTGGTAACCGGTTTTCCGAAAAGACGCACTTGTGTATTCGGTAAAGCCAAAGCTTGTTCAACACCGACTATAGAATATTCCGATAACTCATCTTGCGCTTTTAATGGACGGCTAGCACCTGGGGTGATCAGCGTGATTTCCGGGATCGGATATCCAAGTATCGCTCGAACATGCAGGGCAAACTCCGACAGATTCTGAGTCACTAATGTCACTAGCCCCGTATCATGAGGACGTGGGGAAACTTCACTGAAATAGACTTTATCCCCTGAGAGGAAAAGCTCAACCCCGAATAATCCGTACCCTCCAAGTTCATCTGTAATGGCATGGGCAATTCTTTTAGCTTCCGCTATTTGCGCTTCTGTCATATTATGCGGCTGCCAGGATTCAATATAATCCCCGCCCTGCTGAATGTGACCTATGGGAGCACAATACATGGTACCGTTTACGGCTCGGACAGTAAGCAGCGTAATTTCCGAATCAAAAGAGATGAATTCTTCAATGATCACCCGTCCATTTTGAACCCGGCCGCCTTCCATGGCAATTTTCCAGCACTCTTCCAGGTCACCTTCCGTTCGGCACACACTTTGCCCTTTCCCTGAAGAACTCATCAGCGGTTTTACTACATTGGGAAATCCGACTTCTTTGGCAGCTTGGACAAATTCTTCATAGGTATCAGCGAATTTGTAGGCTGCAGTCGGAATCTCCAAGGTTTCGGAAGCCAACCTCCTGATTCCTTCACGATCCATAGTCAATTTAGCCGCTCTTGCCGTCGGAATGACGTGAAAGCCTTCCTCTTCCAACTTGACTAATTCAGATGTAGCAATGGCTTCGATTTCCGGCACAATCAAATCGGGTTGTTCTTTTTCTACAATTTTCCTTAGTTGTTCCGCATCCAGCATATCGATCACATAACTGCGATGAGCGACTTGCATGGCAGGGGCATGTTCATAGCGGTCTACAGCAATGGTCTCCACACCAAGCCGCTGTGCTTCAAGTATGACCTCTTTCCCCAATTCACCCGAGCCCAATAATAAAATCTTTTTTGATTTATACATTCAGTCTCTCCTCCTCATACCTTTAAAATCATTATATACGAACTATAACTAATAAACATAAATATTTATTCGTATTTTCAATCGAATTTCCCGGAAAATATAAAGTAAACATATCTATTTCAATAATTTTAAATACCAACTTAACAAATAGGATTAATGTATTTTATACTACTTTTATATAAGGAACATATATAAGCTGACTAGTTCACTGGAGGCTCTCTATTCAACAAGAATAGGGGTTTTTTCGTTTTTATCAATGAGGGAGGATTGCACTATGCAAAAGGAATCGCTACGGACCATTTCCCCTATCATGAATGAGAAGCAAAATGGGGGCTTAGAAGATATGGAGTACCTAAATCTGCCGGACAGAATATTTTTCCACTGGTGCCAGCAGCAATACCGACTGAATAGAGGGGTTTACAACACGATCGATCGTTGGTTCTATGAATATGGCATTGTCCATATTCTTTACCGCCGGATCAACTTATTAGCCTTTTTGGAATTCGCTTCTACCCCTGAACAAGATGCCGGAAAAACAAAGTTCATTAAATTCGGCAATGGTGGACTAACGCAAAAGTTGCAGGAATTCATTACAGATTAACCTGAATCTTATAGGGCCCTTATCAGTAATATGCCCATTCTCCTCCTACTGGTAAGGGACACTTATGCGAATGTCGAAATTTGCAATACGAATGTTTTTGTAAATGTAAGCGCTTTCTATTATAATGAAATTAGGTTGGATGGCATGCGTGGCTGTCAAAGTATCTGGCGTAGGTGGGGCCAATACTAGCGCTAAGGGAGACAAACTTCCTTACCGTAAAACTATTAGAATTCCTTTTGGTAGGGGCTGCATTATTACTAAGACGAAAACTGGAGAACGTCCTTACTTTTTAGGCTTAAAGCGAGTTAATCATGCAATCGATAAGTAAAGCATAACTTTACTTATTCTTTGCAGCAGCCCTCATCGTTTCAAGTCTAATAGTTTATAAGACTAAAAAGCTCTACCCCAGGAAACGGAGTTGAGCTTTTTCATATGGTCAAAATTCACATATATAGCCCTGCTAAGAAAATCCCAAGCGATTTCTGATAAATCTCATCGAACTGTGATATAGGAAGGGGATTGGTTCCTTTGCCCAGCTCTACGGTAAATCCTGGCCTTCGCCAATCCTGAATGTACCAATCCTTATACCCTGCGTAACTATTGGCGGATTTGACAGGCTCATATCCACTGACCCTCGCAAACTCATTGACTATCGTTTCGGACTCGGGTGGTTCCAAATCTTCGAACCCCCAAAAAATGACCTCTCCTTGGGTATGGAAAGCAAGGACTTTGCCAAAATCGCGTTTTCTTGTCAACTCTGACATTGCAATCGCTTCAGGCTGCGTAAGTGGGCCTTCCCCAGGATAGTTTGCCGGACCTGGCTCCGTTACATTATTGCGCGCTTGTTCCAATTCCCATTTGGCGGGAAATTGATCATTCAGATCCACTCCATTGATATTGGCTTTCCAGCCAGAGAAGTCTTCGCTGCCATTATTCCATTCCACGAGCTGACCTTTCAATGACTCATCTGCAGGCGGGCCTTTCAGAACCAACTCCACTCCGTCCGGATTCACCATCGGAACGACCGATAACATCGTCTGTTGATAAAAAGGAAACATGGATAGACCGCGGATGTCAGCCTGATTCGTGATTGCGAGTAAATAATCATTTAAAAAGGTCATGACCACAGGTGTCGTAATCCACTCATTGGCATGAAAGGAACCATTATAG
It contains:
- a CDS encoding VOC family protein, yielding MAAKRVDHIGIVVKDLEKSIAFYQDVLDLKLKLRMPHTNGVIELAFLGYEESDETEIELIQGYSDTLPSEATIHHFAITVDDIEEEYARIKSLDNTELIEEEIVTLPNGYRYFYVYGPEKEWIEFFQR
- a CDS encoding alkaline phosphatase — its product is MSKKVAGITLAGTVALSSLGISAMKEDVQAKDKKKEPTNVIMMVMDGTSTGATTLSRWYKGDNLAMDEMLAGGMRTYSAESAITDSAPAATALATGNKSNDKFVGVLPSIVNSPGLDPVNPKNAHKPVANVLEGAKQAGKATGIISTSEIQHATPAGFSAHVTHRSNYADIAEQQVYQGIDVVLGGGKESLSPGKTKNARIDGENLLEVLDDGKYDFVETRDELLNSKSNKIWGSFAPSALAYDFDRETTKPSEPTLAEMTNKALKTLKKDKDGFFLFVEGSKIDWAAHGNDTIGMISDTLAFDNAVDEALKFAKKDGNTMVIAVTDHGNSGITMGNLNTNSSYPETPVSAYIDPLKKAKMTVEGALSKLKSDKSNLKEVAALYGLNDLTAEESAKLSSSKNVGADMTKMLANRANIGFTTGGHTGEDVFMYSYGPSKPTGLVENTDLAKKMAQFMGFDLQKLSNKLYMNAKDSFEKKGYSTRIDVSDPNNPVFVAKKGKQKVELPANKNIVIMKTSKSTQQKKINAITVYNGKDFYISEQALKAVK
- the rpsN gene encoding 30S ribosomal protein S14; the protein is MAKKSKVVKAQKQLAMVEKYAEIRRELKEKGDYAALAKLPRDSSPTRVHNRCGVTGRPRGYMRKFNMSRIVFRELAHKGHLPGVKKASW
- the rpmG gene encoding 50S ribosomal protein L33; amino-acid sequence: MRVNITLACTESGDRNYITTKNKRNNPDRIELKKYCPRLKKHTLHRETK
- a CDS encoding GTP-binding protein — translated: MEKEKIPVTVLSGYLGAGKTTLLNHILENRNDLKVAVIVNDMSEINIDASLVKKGGFTRTDEKLVEMQNGCICCTLREDLMIEVEKLAKQGDIDYIVIESTGISEPVPVAQTFSYVDESMGIDLSEYCRLDTMVTVVDGYNFWQDFTSGETLIDRMQATDTADGREVVDLLIDQIEFSNVILLNKIDLMDADAVEELKAVLHKMNADARIIETDHSKVQLKEVLNTHLFDFEKASQGAGWIKELNEEHIPETLEYGISSFVYRRKLPFHPSRLMTWLESWPVEVVRAKGFLWLASRNDIAGLLSQAGPSLTIQAAGKWVAAYPEEEQLQILQEAPELLERWNAVYGDRMTELVMIGIEMNQEEIERELDQCLLTSAELQQDWSLYEDPLPAFTEIVH
- a CDS encoding nucleotide excision repair endonuclease, producing MVMIKIEIPAADISIKQRKQVIEGDEAVIPEIYGFIDFHLIPRDKGGIILFYNENDVLIFVGKARKLRQRVKKHFEDNVSPIKEHRNEVKKIDILIVEDAMEREIYETYMINKLHAKYNVDKVFYK
- a CDS encoding YpzG family protein; protein product: MSYKDQLDPHSQKFHHNWTRPKRSKSQVNGHTQESQTNIILRSNAKAHRW
- a CDS encoding DUF4352 domain-containing protein, with product MNRLMIGALLLTAFGALNTQPAYEEETTAKEKTEESARPLVKKDVYVPNPQLPDDINLNQIGQNVSDAKGELTLKAYKKVNETLNVGPIEVKVKEMKVMHATPDYSMIDFFHGYTHDEDFDIVKVNVEIKNNTDKKIKFSPVAFLETDSGEHLTWEDEIYLEELTGEIEGNGSKSGNIGFILNDGNIKGISLMTSDAVDEEGEVLAKGKSAEFAF
- a CDS encoding alkaline phosphatase, with the translated sequence MNRTWSKKVLPITLVSALAFGSLSWSATDRVSAKGNSKKEPEIKNVIFLIGDGMGVSYTSAYRYLKDNPGTKVAERTEFDKYLVGQQMTYPEDAAQNITDSASAATAMSSGVKTYNAAIAVDNDKSEVKTVLEAAKEKGKATGLVATSEITHATPASFGAHDENRKNMNSIADDYYNDLIKGKHKIDVLLGGGESNFVRPDVNLAKAFEKDGYSYVTDKNQMLKDKNEQVLGLFASEGLPKMIDRPSETPSLEDMTSSAIKRLNKNKDGFFLMVEGSQVDWAGHDNDIVGAMSEMEDFEKAYKAAIEFAKKDKHTLVVATADHSTGGFSIGAKGIYNWYGEPIKAAKRTPDFMADAIVKGADVEKTLKQYIDQNEVKLTNDEIKTVTEAAKTKNVTKVDNAIEAIFDNRTNTAWTTGGHTGEDVPVYAYGPYKERFAGQVDNTDHAKIIFDLLKK
- the purT gene encoding phosphoribosylglycinamide formyltransferase 2 — translated: MYKSKKILLLGSGELGKEVILEAQRLGVETIAVDRYEHAPAMQVAHRSYVIDMLDAEQLRKIVEKEQPDLIVPEIEAIATSELVKLEEEGFHVIPTARAAKLTMDREGIRRLASETLEIPTAAYKFADTYEEFVQAAKEVGFPNVVKPLMSSSGKGQSVCRTEGDLEECWKIAMEGGRVQNGRVIIEEFISFDSEITLLTVRAVNGTMYCAPIGHIQQGGDYIESWQPHNMTEAQIAEAKRIAHAITDELGGYGLFGVELFLSGDKVYFSEVSPRPHDTGLVTLVTQNLSEFALHVRAILGYPIPEITLITPGASRPLKAQDELSEYSIVGVEQALALPNTQVRLFGKPVTKVGRRVAVALSSADSIEVARVNAARALECLEIVEK
- a CDS encoding M14 family metallopeptidase, which encodes MDVFVRQNDSLWYYSQLFKVNYQLIIDSNSGIDPLALMIGQQIKIPGFTTTAHKIRQGDSLWAIAKSRNLSLDALFLVNPNLNPNALQVGQTISVPLRITWRLVQGNQEYDYEMMVTDVRRLKNIYPFIKTSPIGDSVLERDIPEVLIGNGNKRVHYNGSFHANEWITTPVVMTFLNDYLLAITNQADIRGLSMFPFYQQTMLSVVPMVNPDGVELVLKGPPADESLKGQLVEWNNGSEDFSGWKANINGVDLNDQFPAKWELEQARNNVTEPGPANYPGEGPLTQPEAIAMSELTRKRDFGKVLAFHTQGEVIFWGFEDLEPPESETIVNEFARVSGYEPVKSANSYAGYKDWYIQDWRRPGFTVELGKGTNPLPISQFDEIYQKSLGIFLAGLYM